One region of Myxococcus stipitatus genomic DNA includes:
- a CDS encoding SLC13 family permease, whose protein sequence is MTTLPATARPDEAPAALPPGPTSGAPSRQRLGARHGVALVGFVAVVMAGFAVDDPLAARTLWVGGACLVLWLTELVPPFVPTLLLLGATPVLLGPVGEGYGVSSVLAWCADPVLVLFLGGFTLEVAAMRHGLDAAVARHVVRLSRGRPRLLLLWVMGGVAFLSMWMSNVAAAAMMLAALRPLLVALAPGAALRPALLAVVALGANLGGMATPVGSGPNALAVSAASAHVPVTFAGWMAFALPLTALMLVLGFALVLLRFRVDGPLALPAPTGEALEPAGRRVLAVCAACVAAWLSEPLHGVPAPVVALAATALLFGTGLLTREDLGRLDWSTLLLIAGGIALGRLMEESGLVARALEGAGLSDWPREARLGALVAVAALLSALMSNTGTAALLIPLASALEPSASTPVLVAMGCSLGIPFAISTPPNAMVSGEGLRASELLRLGLPLMLAGCLLVSLTGPRVLRLFGLP, encoded by the coding sequence ATGACCACCCTCCCCGCCACGGCCCGCCCCGACGAGGCCCCCGCCGCCCTCCCACCCGGGCCCACCTCCGGGGCGCCGTCCCGCCAGCGCCTCGGCGCGCGGCACGGGGTGGCGCTCGTGGGGTTCGTGGCCGTCGTCATGGCGGGGTTCGCGGTGGACGACCCGCTGGCGGCGCGCACGCTGTGGGTGGGCGGGGCGTGCCTGGTGTTGTGGCTGACGGAGCTGGTGCCGCCCTTCGTCCCCACGCTGCTGCTCTTGGGGGCGACGCCGGTGTTGCTCGGCCCCGTGGGCGAGGGCTACGGCGTGTCGTCCGTGCTCGCGTGGTGCGCGGACCCGGTGCTCGTGCTGTTCCTGGGGGGCTTCACGCTGGAGGTCGCGGCCATGCGCCATGGCCTGGACGCGGCGGTGGCGCGACACGTCGTGCGGCTGTCGCGGGGCCGGCCCCGGCTGCTGCTCCTGTGGGTGATGGGCGGCGTGGCGTTCCTCTCCATGTGGATGTCCAACGTCGCCGCCGCGGCGATGATGCTGGCGGCGCTCCGGCCGCTGCTCGTCGCGCTGGCCCCGGGCGCCGCGCTCCGGCCCGCGCTGCTGGCCGTGGTGGCCCTGGGCGCCAACCTCGGGGGCATGGCGACGCCGGTGGGCAGCGGGCCCAACGCGCTCGCGGTGTCCGCCGCCTCCGCGCACGTCCCCGTCACCTTCGCCGGCTGGATGGCCTTCGCGCTCCCGCTCACCGCGCTGATGCTGGTGCTCGGGTTCGCGCTCGTCCTCCTGCGCTTCCGCGTCGACGGGCCGCTGGCGCTCCCCGCCCCCACCGGCGAGGCGTTGGAGCCCGCCGGGCGCCGCGTGCTCGCCGTCTGCGCCGCCTGCGTCGCCGCGTGGCTGTCCGAACCGCTGCACGGGGTGCCCGCCCCCGTCGTCGCGCTCGCGGCCACGGCGCTGCTGTTCGGCACGGGGCTGCTGACGCGCGAGGACCTGGGGCGGCTCGACTGGTCGACGCTGCTGCTCATCGCCGGCGGCATCGCCCTGGGACGCTTGATGGAGGAGTCCGGGCTGGTGGCGCGCGCGCTGGAAGGGGCCGGGCTGTCGGACTGGCCCCGCGAGGCCCGGCTGGGGGCGCTCGTCGCGGTGGCGGCGCTGCTGTCGGCCTTGATGAGCAACACCGGCACGGCGGCCCTGCTCATCCCCCTGGCCTCGGCGCTGGAGCCCTCCGCCTCCACGCCCGTGCTCGTCGCGATGGGCTGTTCGCTGGGCATCCCCTTCGCCATCAGCACGCCTCCCAACGCGATGGTGTCCGGAGAAGGACTCCGGGCCTCGGAGCTCCTGCGCCTGGGCCTCCCCCTCATGCTGGCCGGCTGTCTGCTGGTCAGTCTGACCGGCCCCCGGGTGCTACGGCTCTTCGGTCTGCCATGA
- a CDS encoding OsmC family protein yields MTSVTVTEYETRLYWQGERGAVLTSDRAPPVPIGLPLGEQHGPDSGRWAPETLLVGAVEGRTLLAFLERAREADVPILFYQSCAVARVVGGPGQTPHFTDLIVRPHVAVATDTDAEVVRLIFSELPAHCFPSSVIQIAPRIEPVVETWHARVPPPLNAVDVARGALNVVPS; encoded by the coding sequence ATGACGTCCGTTACCGTCACAGAGTACGAAACACGCCTCTACTGGCAGGGCGAGCGCGGCGCCGTGCTGACGAGCGACCGTGCGCCCCCCGTGCCCATCGGCCTTCCGCTGGGTGAGCAACACGGGCCCGACAGCGGGCGCTGGGCGCCGGAGACGCTGCTGGTGGGCGCGGTGGAGGGCCGCACGCTCCTGGCCTTCCTGGAGCGCGCCCGCGAGGCGGACGTCCCCATCCTCTTCTACCAGAGCTGCGCGGTGGCCCGCGTGGTGGGCGGCCCCGGCCAGACGCCCCACTTCACCGACCTCATCGTCAGGCCCCACGTGGCCGTCGCCACGGACACGGACGCGGAGGTGGTGCGGCTCATCTTCTCGGAGCTGCCCGCGCACTGCTTCCCCAGCTCCGTCATCCAGATCGCTCCTCGCATCGAGCCGGTGGTGGAGACCTGGCATGCCCGCGTCCCCCCGCCCCTCAACGCCGTCGACGTCGCTCGCGGCGCCCTGAACGTCGTACCCTCCTGA
- a CDS encoding sigma-54-dependent transcriptional regulator yields the protein MSAQRILVVDDEDNARTAIATILSEEGYDVAQAADGAEALARVGDFSPAVVLTDVRMPKMDGLSLLRAAREQGSDATFVMMTAFASVETAVEAMRAGADNFLLKPLDADQVLVTLGKVLEKRSLRREAEALRDQVRTRVRRFHDIIGESPQLQGIYDVIRRAANTRATVLILGESGTGKELIAQALHQESPRRDKPFIRVHCAALSENLLESELFGHEKGAFTGAVARKEGRFELADGGTLFLDELGEISPAVQVKLLRVLQQRELERVGGTQTIKVDVRIVAATHRDLSAEVKAGRFREDLYYRLNVVSVTLPPLRDRKSDIPALVNHFLEKYGDAYGKQVRGLAPGTLQALLAHDWPGNIRELENAIERAVVLAQGQELTTDDLPPVLRGPRPSGTSQGSLIPGATLAAIEREAILRTLEMVQGSTSRAAEVLGISVRKIQYRLKEYGSQGDGEAKAPREEPADDVSVEQ from the coding sequence ATGTCCGCACAACGCATCCTGGTCGTCGACGATGAGGACAACGCCCGCACCGCCATCGCCACCATCCTGAGCGAGGAGGGCTATGACGTGGCCCAGGCCGCCGACGGCGCGGAGGCGCTCGCCCGCGTGGGCGACTTCTCTCCCGCCGTGGTGCTCACCGACGTGCGCATGCCGAAGATGGACGGCCTGAGCCTGCTGCGCGCCGCGCGCGAGCAGGGCAGCGACGCCACCTTCGTCATGATGACGGCCTTCGCCAGCGTGGAGACGGCTGTGGAGGCCATGAGGGCCGGCGCGGACAACTTCCTGCTCAAGCCGCTGGACGCCGACCAGGTGCTCGTCACCCTGGGCAAGGTGCTGGAGAAGCGCAGCCTGCGTCGCGAGGCGGAGGCCCTGAGGGACCAGGTGCGCACCCGCGTGCGCCGCTTCCACGACATCATCGGAGAGTCGCCCCAGCTGCAGGGCATCTACGACGTCATCCGCCGCGCGGCGAACACCCGCGCCACGGTACTCATCCTGGGCGAGTCGGGCACGGGCAAGGAGCTCATCGCCCAGGCGCTCCACCAGGAGTCGCCCCGGCGCGACAAGCCCTTCATCCGCGTGCACTGCGCCGCCCTCTCCGAGAACCTGCTGGAGAGCGAGCTGTTCGGCCACGAGAAGGGCGCCTTCACCGGCGCGGTCGCCCGGAAGGAGGGCCGCTTCGAGCTGGCCGACGGGGGCACCCTGTTCCTCGACGAGCTGGGGGAGATCTCCCCCGCGGTGCAGGTGAAGCTGCTGCGCGTGCTCCAGCAGCGGGAGCTGGAGCGCGTGGGCGGAACGCAGACCATCAAGGTGGACGTGCGCATCGTCGCCGCCACGCACCGCGACCTGTCCGCGGAGGTGAAGGCGGGGCGCTTCCGCGAGGACCTCTACTACCGCCTCAACGTGGTGAGCGTGACGCTGCCGCCCCTGCGCGACCGCAAGAGCGACATCCCCGCGCTCGTCAATCACTTCCTCGAGAAGTACGGCGACGCCTACGGCAAGCAGGTCCGGGGCCTGGCCCCGGGCACGCTCCAGGCGCTGCTGGCGCACGACTGGCCGGGCAACATCCGCGAATTGGAGAACGCCATCGAGCGCGCGGTGGTGCTGGCCCAGGGGCAGGAGTTGACCACCGACGACCTCCCACCGGTGCTGCGCGGCCCCCGGCCCTCCGGCACCAGCCAGGGCTCGCTCATCCCCGGCGCCACGCTGGCCGCCATCGAGCGCGAGGCCATCCTGCGCACCCTGGAGATGGTGCAGGGCTCCACCTCGCGCGCCGCGGAGGTGCTGGGCATCAGCGTCCGCAAGATCCAGTACCGCCTCAAGGAGTACGGCTCGCAGGGCGACGGCGAGGCGAAGGCCCCCCGGGAGGAGCCCGCCGACGACGTGTCCGTGGAGCAATAG
- a CDS encoding BlaI/MecI/CopY family transcriptional regulator — translation MVPVPPQPTRAELAILRALWQLGPSTVRQVHESLRDTQDTGYTTVLKLLQNMTEKGLVQRDESERTHVYKAALSQQRTQRDLLRDLMDRAFGGSAMSVVAQALSMKRASSEELAEIRKLLDAHESRGK, via the coding sequence ATGGTACCCGTTCCCCCACAGCCCACGCGCGCCGAACTGGCCATCCTCCGAGCGCTCTGGCAGCTGGGCCCCAGCACCGTCCGCCAGGTCCACGAGTCGCTGCGCGACACGCAGGACACGGGCTACACCACGGTCCTCAAGCTCCTCCAGAACATGACGGAGAAGGGGCTGGTGCAGCGCGACGAGAGCGAGCGCACCCACGTCTACAAGGCGGCGCTGAGCCAGCAGCGCACGCAGCGCGACCTCTTGCGTGACCTGATGGACCGGGCCTTCGGCGGCTCCGCGATGAGCGTGGTGGCCCAGGCCCTGTCGATGAAGCGCGCCTCCTCCGAGGAGCTGGCCGAGATCCGCAAGCTGCTCGACGCCCACGAGAGTCGGGGGAAGTGA
- a CDS encoding energy transducer TonB, whose product MRSRISAVPNGAVVTRCTITADGSVTNCKSLQGLSGLEDAVIRTLTTWRYEPAQLKGKPVPVHYEFDIWFTNEPGGSMGDATRQLARADKPGPRADGSGQESCILCASVTTSGLVAPPAGF is encoded by the coding sequence ATGCGCTCGCGCATCTCCGCCGTGCCCAACGGCGCGGTGGTGACCCGCTGCACCATCACCGCCGACGGCAGCGTCACCAACTGCAAGTCGCTCCAGGGCCTGTCCGGCCTGGAGGACGCCGTCATCCGCACGCTGACGACGTGGCGCTACGAGCCGGCGCAGCTCAAGGGCAAGCCGGTGCCGGTCCACTACGAGTTCGACATCTGGTTCACCAACGAGCCCGGTGGCTCCATGGGTGACGCCACCCGTCAGCTCGCCCGCGCGGACAAGCCCGGCCCGCGCGCGGACGGCTCCGGCCAGGAGAGCTGCATCCTGTGCGCCAGCGTCACCACCTCCGGACTGGTGGCGCCGCCCGCGGGCTTCTGA
- a CDS encoding sensor histidine kinase, whose amino-acid sequence MTQTVSQPPARILLVDDNAAFLDNLHELLGDAGYAVRGASTCKAARERAREGFDVALVDLRLPDGDGTALAAELKAGAPDSEVVLLTGFATLETAMAAVRAGACAYLMKPCAPRELLLTLEQAMRQVRLHAEKRELARRAQVTEKLAAVGTMTAGLSHEIRNPLNAAALQLSVLERRVRKLPDAQQGALLEPLLLVRDEIRRLDHILEDFLQFARPREFRPGSVDVKALVRRVVDLLSSQAEARKVVLEQVVPDAPMPALAGEEERLRQVLINLCLNALESTPAGGRVTLSTGVEDSRVWLTVDDTGTGVPEAMRDRIFEPFFTTKAQGSGLGLPIVHAIVTQHAGTLEVGSAPTGGARFLLRLPVAR is encoded by the coding sequence ATGACACAGACGGTCTCCCAGCCCCCGGCGCGCATCCTGCTGGTCGACGACAACGCGGCGTTCCTCGACAACCTCCACGAGCTGCTGGGGGACGCCGGCTACGCGGTGCGCGGCGCGTCGACCTGCAAGGCCGCGCGGGAGCGGGCCCGCGAGGGCTTCGACGTGGCGCTGGTGGACCTGCGCCTGCCGGACGGGGATGGGACGGCGCTGGCGGCGGAGCTGAAGGCGGGGGCGCCGGACTCGGAGGTGGTGCTGCTGACGGGCTTCGCCACGCTGGAGACGGCGATGGCCGCGGTGAGGGCGGGGGCTTGTGCCTACCTGATGAAGCCCTGCGCGCCGCGCGAGCTGCTCCTCACGCTGGAGCAGGCCATGCGGCAGGTGCGCCTGCACGCGGAGAAGCGCGAACTGGCCCGGCGCGCGCAGGTGACGGAGAAGCTGGCCGCGGTGGGCACGATGACGGCGGGGCTGTCCCACGAGATTCGCAACCCCCTCAACGCCGCGGCGCTGCAGCTCTCCGTGCTGGAGCGGCGCGTGCGCAAGCTGCCGGACGCGCAGCAGGGCGCGCTCCTGGAGCCGCTGTTGCTGGTGCGCGACGAGATTCGCCGGCTGGACCACATCCTGGAGGACTTCCTCCAGTTCGCGCGGCCTCGCGAGTTCCGCCCGGGCTCCGTGGACGTCAAGGCGCTGGTGCGCCGCGTGGTGGACCTGCTGTCGAGCCAGGCCGAGGCCCGCAAGGTGGTGCTGGAGCAGGTCGTCCCGGACGCCCCCATGCCGGCGCTGGCCGGCGAGGAGGAGCGGCTGCGCCAGGTGCTCATCAACCTGTGCCTCAACGCGCTGGAGTCGACGCCCGCGGGGGGCCGGGTGACGCTGTCGACCGGCGTCGAGGACTCGCGCGTCTGGCTCACGGTGGATGACACGGGGACGGGCGTCCCCGAGGCGATGAGGGACCGCATCTTCGAGCCCTTCTTCACCACGAAGGCGCAGGGCTCGGGGCTCGGGCTCCCCATCGTCCACGCCATCGTCACCCAGCACGCGGGGACGTTGGAGGTGGGGTCGGCCCCCACCGGCGGCGCGCGCTTCCTCTTGCGCCTGCCGGTGGCGCGCTAG
- a CDS encoding response regulator: MRRYLLLDDNRALAENLAEILRDEGHEAVIAHSGEEALSLVRATRFDALVTDMRMPGMSGADAVRRIRLLDPGIAAVVITAHPRENDLETARREGLLAVLPKPVPVPQLMELLTRARRDGLVVLVEDDPALSDNLSEVLRASGFSSVRAASVLDTENLCCARPFAALVDLRVPGGPDGEALRRLRARFPRLPTFVITAWPDLAPVDSVIDVFSKPFDTGEVVGALESAHATRSMPSP, encoded by the coding sequence ATGCGCCGGTACCTTCTGCTGGATGACAACCGCGCGCTGGCGGAGAACCTGGCGGAGATCCTCCGCGACGAGGGGCACGAGGCCGTCATCGCGCACAGCGGCGAGGAGGCCCTCTCGCTGGTGCGCGCCACGCGCTTCGACGCGCTGGTGACGGACATGCGCATGCCCGGCATGAGCGGGGCGGACGCGGTGCGGCGCATCCGCCTGCTCGACCCGGGCATCGCCGCCGTCGTCATCACCGCGCACCCCCGGGAGAACGACCTGGAGACGGCGCGGCGCGAGGGCCTGCTCGCGGTGCTGCCCAAGCCGGTGCCCGTGCCGCAGTTGATGGAGCTGCTGACGCGGGCGCGGCGGGACGGGCTGGTGGTGCTGGTGGAGGACGACCCCGCGTTGAGCGACAACCTCTCCGAGGTGCTGCGCGCGAGCGGCTTCTCCAGCGTGCGGGCGGCGTCGGTGCTCGACACGGAGAACCTGTGCTGCGCGCGGCCGTTCGCGGCGCTGGTGGACCTGCGCGTGCCCGGGGGGCCGGATGGCGAGGCGCTCCGGCGGCTGCGCGCGCGCTTCCCGCGGCTCCCCACCTTCGTCATCACCGCCTGGCCCGACCTCGCCCCGGTGGACTCCGTCATCGACGTGTTCTCCAAGCCCTTCGACACCGGCGAAGTGGTGGGCGCGCTCGAGTCCGCGCACGCCACCCGCTCCATGCCCTCCCCATGA
- a CDS encoding sensor histidine kinase: protein MAETLFEELKRYVGFGARDEQALVALHAIAKPHFPRISRVFYDRILEHEGARKALEGGESQVGHLRGTLQVWMDQLLRGPWDEAYYELRCRIGRMHVRISLPQHYMFGAMNVLRQELDDVIDTAFDATPEVRQFTRVSLGRILDLELAIMLHTYREDLLAQQARSERLSTFGQLVGSIGHELRNPLGVIETSLYILRSRAGATVDERTHKHLDRIGEQVGIANHIISDLLDMIRDRPVQRQPVWLDEVWQEALKAVSRPEGVSVTTEGLVSLPPIQGDAGQLRQVFVNLLENAVQALEETGGSVSLTGSVSERGGVELVLEDTGPGVSESIRPRLFEPLMTTKARGIGLGLPLVRRILERHGGGITYAPREGAGARFVIQFSVSPEEGPHAPVPSAG from the coding sequence ATGGCGGAGACCTTGTTCGAGGAGTTGAAGCGGTACGTGGGCTTTGGCGCGCGGGACGAGCAGGCGCTCGTCGCGCTCCACGCCATCGCGAAGCCGCATTTCCCACGCATCTCACGCGTCTTCTACGACCGCATCCTGGAGCACGAGGGCGCGCGCAAGGCGCTCGAGGGCGGCGAGAGCCAGGTGGGGCACCTGCGCGGCACGCTGCAGGTGTGGATGGACCAGCTGCTGCGCGGGCCGTGGGACGAGGCGTACTACGAGCTGCGCTGCAGGATTGGCCGGATGCACGTGCGCATCTCGCTGCCGCAGCACTACATGTTCGGCGCGATGAACGTCTTGAGGCAGGAGCTCGACGACGTCATCGACACGGCGTTCGATGCGACGCCGGAGGTGCGCCAGTTCACGCGCGTCTCCCTGGGGCGCATCCTGGACCTGGAGCTGGCCATCATGCTCCACACCTACCGCGAGGACCTGCTCGCCCAGCAGGCGCGCAGCGAGCGGCTCTCCACCTTCGGTCAGCTCGTGGGCTCCATCGGTCACGAACTGCGCAACCCGCTGGGCGTCATCGAGACCTCGCTCTACATCCTGCGCAGCCGCGCGGGCGCCACGGTGGACGAGCGCACCCACAAGCACCTCGACCGCATCGGCGAGCAGGTGGGCATCGCCAACCACATCATCTCCGACCTGCTGGACATGATTCGCGACCGCCCCGTCCAACGTCAGCCGGTGTGGCTGGACGAGGTGTGGCAGGAGGCCCTCAAGGCGGTGTCGCGTCCCGAGGGCGTGTCCGTGACGACCGAGGGGCTCGTCTCGCTGCCGCCCATCCAGGGCGACGCGGGGCAGCTGCGGCAGGTGTTCGTCAACCTGTTGGAGAACGCCGTCCAGGCGTTGGAGGAGACTGGCGGCAGCGTGTCGCTCACGGGCTCCGTGTCCGAGCGCGGCGGGGTGGAGCTGGTGCTGGAGGACACCGGGCCCGGCGTGAGCGAGAGCATCCGGCCCCGGCTGTTCGAGCCGTTGATGACGACGAAGGCGCGGGGCATCGGCCTGGGGTTGCCGCTGGTGCGCCGCATCCTGGAGCGGCATGGCGGCGGCATCACCTATGCGCCGCGCGAAGGGGCGGGCGCCCGCTTCGTCATCCAGTTCTCCGTGAGTCCCGAGGAGGGCCCGCATGCGCCGGTACCTTCTGCTGGATGA
- a CDS encoding SRPBCC family protein yields MKAAWWSLGGVGVGAGLMYWADPRSGRWRRSHLQGRAVHLTHEAGSALGVIKRDVAQRSRGLLVESMGRLRAEDVDDVTVGERVRAALGRVCSHPGSVRVTVRNGVALLEGSILMDELRHVVPRVARVRGVRAVDNRLMPYAQAGRQPELQGGVERRRPRRFFGARRWSPSARLVGVLGGLSLASWSLRQRGLVGTLVGAGGLVLGVRALSNLELRRLTGFGVGARAITLHKDITVNAPVEEVFAFWDAMQNFPRFMTHVDEVSVDAEGRSRWKVKGPAGLHFEWRAVVTRRVPNKLLAWRSEQGTSVENAGVVHFEPTPRGGTRVDIRLAYNPPAGAIGHAFARLLGVDPKRQMDDDLLRFKSLLERGKATGRETVTREALAGGRTGPGTGMH; encoded by the coding sequence ATGAAGGCAGCCTGGTGGAGTCTCGGCGGCGTGGGCGTGGGTGCGGGGCTGATGTACTGGGCCGACCCGCGCAGCGGCCGCTGGCGCAGGTCCCATCTGCAAGGCAGGGCGGTGCACCTGACGCACGAAGCGGGCAGCGCGCTCGGCGTCATCAAGCGGGACGTGGCGCAGCGCTCGCGCGGTCTGCTCGTGGAGTCGATGGGGCGCTTGCGCGCCGAGGACGTGGACGACGTGACGGTGGGCGAGCGCGTGCGCGCGGCGCTCGGCCGGGTGTGCTCGCATCCGGGGTCCGTGCGGGTGACGGTGCGCAACGGCGTGGCGTTGCTCGAGGGCTCCATCCTCATGGACGAGCTGCGGCACGTCGTCCCGCGGGTGGCGCGCGTGCGGGGCGTGCGCGCGGTGGACAACCGTCTCATGCCCTACGCGCAGGCGGGGCGACAACCGGAGTTGCAGGGCGGCGTCGAGCGCCGGCGCCCGCGCCGCTTCTTCGGGGCCAGGCGCTGGTCTCCCTCCGCGCGGCTCGTCGGCGTGCTGGGCGGGTTGTCGCTGGCGTCGTGGTCGCTGCGCCAGCGGGGGCTCGTGGGCACGTTGGTGGGGGCCGGCGGGCTGGTGCTCGGCGTGCGCGCGCTCAGCAACCTGGAGCTGCGCCGGCTCACGGGCTTCGGCGTGGGCGCCCGCGCCATCACCCTCCACAAGGACATCACCGTGAACGCTCCGGTGGAGGAGGTCTTCGCCTTCTGGGACGCCATGCAGAACTTCCCCCGCTTCATGACCCACGTCGACGAGGTGAGCGTCGACGCGGAGGGCCGCTCGCGCTGGAAGGTGAAGGGGCCCGCCGGGCTGCACTTCGAATGGCGCGCCGTCGTCACCCGACGCGTCCCCAACAAGCTGCTCGCCTGGCGGAGCGAGCAGGGGACGTCCGTGGAGAACGCCGGGGTCGTCCACTTCGAGCCCACGCCCCGGGGCGGGACGCGGGTGGACATCCGCCTGGCCTACAACCCGCCCGCTGGCGCCATCGGCCACGCCTTCGCCCGGTTGCTCGGGGTGGACCCGAAGCGGCAGATGGACGACGACCTGCTGCGCTTCAAGTCCCTGCTCGAGCGGGGCAAGGCCACCGGCCGCGAGACGGTGACCCGCGAGGCGCTGGCCGGAGGCCGCACGGGGCCCGGGACCGGCATGCACTGA
- a CDS encoding phosphoribosyltransferase, with amino-acid sequence MRGPDFQDRFIAGRELAALLGRYAHRPDTRVFALPRGGVPVGYEVARALGAPLDVFLVRKLGTPDHEELAMGAIATGGVRVINTDVVDQLGISSEEIDTVAAREEGELRRRERSYRQGRPALDVRGRRVILVDDGLATGSTMLAAVAAVRRLAPARVVVAVPVAAAEARDALALEADEVVCARTPEPFYAVGLWYRDFAQTTDDEVRALLARAATENALSSAPA; translated from the coding sequence GTGAGGGGGCCCGACTTCCAGGACCGTTTCATCGCCGGCCGCGAGCTCGCGGCGCTGCTGGGGCGCTACGCGCATCGACCGGACACCCGGGTGTTCGCCCTGCCCCGGGGTGGCGTGCCCGTGGGGTATGAGGTGGCGCGGGCCCTGGGCGCGCCGCTCGACGTGTTCCTGGTGCGCAAGCTGGGCACGCCCGACCACGAGGAGCTGGCCATGGGCGCCATCGCCACCGGAGGCGTGCGCGTCATCAACACCGACGTGGTGGACCAGCTCGGCATCTCCTCGGAGGAGATCGACACCGTCGCGGCCCGGGAGGAAGGGGAGCTGCGCAGGCGCGAGCGCAGCTACCGGCAAGGGCGCCCCGCGCTCGACGTGCGCGGGCGCCGCGTCATCCTCGTCGACGACGGCCTGGCCACCGGCTCCACGATGCTCGCCGCCGTGGCGGCCGTGCGGCGGCTCGCCCCCGCCCGCGTCGTCGTCGCCGTCCCCGTGGCGGCGGCGGAGGCCCGCGACGCGCTGGCGCTGGAAGCGGACGAGGTGGTGTGCGCGCGGACGCCAGAGCCGTTCTACGCCGTGGGCCTCTGGTACCGGGACTTCGCCCAGACGACGGATGACGAGGTGCGAGCGCTGCTC